One Aliiroseovarius sediminilitoris DNA window includes the following coding sequences:
- a CDS encoding helix-turn-helix domain-containing protein yields the protein MSTVLIGIGQRMLSVRSQLGYPQNKVAAILGIADKSYKNYELEKRELPLSIAVKFCEEFDKSLMWLVYGSSVPDSEQSARLAGETAQAVFDHAQTNKRTFSSAEIQKFTHYIFEQALSKGTSPQSEAKLFFSAIG from the coding sequence ATGTCAACTGTATTGATTGGAATTGGCCAAAGGATGCTGAGCGTACGCAGTCAGCTTGGCTATCCTCAAAACAAAGTCGCAGCGATCCTGGGGATCGCTGACAAATCTTATAAGAATTACGAGCTTGAAAAACGGGAGCTGCCGCTCTCGATCGCAGTCAAGTTTTGCGAAGAGTTCGACAAGAGCCTCATGTGGCTGGTTTATGGAAGCTCCGTGCCTGACAGTGAGCAGTCCGCTCGTTTAGCCGGGGAAACCGCGCAGGCTGTGTTTGATCACGCGCAAACGAACAAGAGGACGTTTTCCAGCGCGGAAATACAAAAGTTCACACACTACATCTTTGAGCAAGCCCTTTCGAAGGGCACCTCGCCGCAAAGCGAGGCAAAGCTGTTCTTTTCGGCCATTGGCTAA
- a CDS encoding tyrosine-type recombinase/integrase, whose amino-acid sequence MGSNSVVGRRKKYLWQHPSGRWYVRKSVNGKMFYLGRITAEEGTAEFDQQYWEIVSGKKAVSKTSWGALIDALRETDKWKDFSPRYRRDLEQVFEYLTEKIGRADVARLTQADIYDAMEKNRHRVRFANYIPTAISMLSKMAMRKRWRKDNPAIDIEPLRVPKDRKKPHLPWTDWAVEKMREEGEPLPRLIFEIGVGSVQRPGDWVDFQWGDYDGDTLKLRQNKTDTVLSLPCTIKLKAALDGAKADLGFTPHPSRHILTRANGSRMDYHAMARVMVRERKRLDLMAHDQHALRYRGVMELAWAGCTDDEIASYSGHTSKEMIIKYAGEARQIMRARQAVAKRK is encoded by the coding sequence ATGGGATCAAATTCAGTGGTAGGCCGACGCAAGAAATACCTTTGGCAGCATCCGTCTGGCCGTTGGTATGTGCGCAAGAGCGTCAACGGCAAGATGTTCTATCTGGGGCGGATCACGGCGGAGGAAGGCACGGCAGAGTTCGACCAGCAGTACTGGGAGATCGTCAGCGGGAAGAAAGCGGTCTCCAAGACATCATGGGGCGCTTTGATTGATGCGCTGCGCGAGACGGACAAATGGAAAGATTTTTCGCCGCGCTATCGGCGCGACCTTGAGCAAGTTTTTGAGTATTTGACCGAAAAGATAGGGCGCGCTGACGTGGCACGCCTGACCCAAGCCGACATTTATGACGCCATGGAAAAGAACCGGCATCGGGTCAGGTTCGCCAATTACATCCCGACCGCGATCAGCATGTTATCCAAAATGGCGATGCGCAAGCGCTGGCGCAAAGACAATCCCGCGATTGATATTGAGCCGTTGAGGGTTCCGAAGGACCGCAAGAAACCGCATTTGCCGTGGACGGATTGGGCGGTCGAAAAGATGCGGGAAGAGGGTGAGCCATTGCCCCGCCTGATTTTTGAGATTGGTGTGGGCAGTGTACAGCGTCCTGGTGACTGGGTGGACTTCCAGTGGGGCGACTATGACGGCGATACCCTCAAGCTACGTCAGAACAAGACAGATACCGTCCTTTCACTGCCCTGTACGATTAAACTCAAGGCGGCACTGGACGGTGCGAAGGCTGATCTGGGGTTCACGCCTCATCCATCGCGCCACATCCTGACGCGCGCTAATGGTTCGAGGATGGATTATCACGCGATGGCGCGTGTCATGGTGCGCGAGCGTAAGCGGTTGGACCTTATGGCCCATGACCAGCACGCTTTGCGGTATCGCGGCGTGATGGAATTGGCGTGGGCGGGCTGCACTGACGATGAAATCGCCAGCTACAGCGGCCACACATCCAAAGAGATGATCATCAAATATGCGGGCGAGGCTCGGCAAATCATGCGGGCGAGGCAGGCGGTAGCAAAGCGCAAATGA